In Arsenicicoccus sp. oral taxon 190, the following are encoded in one genomic region:
- a CDS encoding 50S ribosomal protein L25/general stress protein Ctc — protein sequence MSDAIKLQADLRTEFGKGAARRTRREGKTPAVIYGHGAEPIHVALPAHDTWQALKNPNALLTIVIDGKEQLALAKDVQRDPIKPVIDHVDLVTVNRGEKVTVDITVIVTGEAAAETVVTVENSQIQVEAEATHIPEGVEVSVEGLEAGTQILAKQLELPAGSTLVSDEELLVVNITQQVSAEALEAELAEAEGEAGIEKDEAEEGGEAEGDAAEGDAESEDKPEGDEA from the coding sequence ATGTCCGACGCCATCAAGCTCCAGGCCGACCTGCGCACCGAGTTCGGCAAGGGCGCTGCCCGCCGCACCCGCCGCGAGGGCAAGACCCCCGCCGTGATCTACGGCCACGGCGCCGAGCCGATCCACGTCGCCCTCCCGGCGCACGACACCTGGCAGGCGCTGAAGAACCCCAACGCGCTGCTGACCATCGTCATCGACGGCAAGGAGCAGCTCGCCCTCGCCAAGGACGTGCAGCGCGACCCGATCAAGCCGGTCATCGACCACGTCGACCTCGTCACCGTCAATCGCGGCGAGAAGGTCACCGTCGACATCACCGTGATCGTCACCGGCGAGGCCGCGGCCGAGACCGTCGTCACCGTCGAGAACAGCCAGATCCAGGTCGAGGCCGAGGCCACCCACATCCCCGAGGGTGTCGAGGTCTCCGTCGAGGGCCTCGAGGCCGGCACCCAGATCCTGGCCAAGCAGCTCGAGCTGCCCGCCGGCTCCACCCTCGTCTCCGACGAGGAGCTGCTGGTCGTCAACATCACCCAGCAGGTGTCCGCGGAGGCCCTCGAGGCCGAGCTGGCCGAGGCCGAGGGCGAGGCCGGCATCGAGAAGGACGAGGCCGAGGAGGGTGGCGAGGCCGAGGGCGACGCCGCCGAGGGCGACGCCGAGTCCGAGGACAAGCCGGAGGGCGACGAGGCCTGA
- a CDS encoding UDP-glucose dehydrogenase family protein yields MKISVIGCGYLGAVHAACMAELGHEVVGVDVDGARVERLARGEAPFYEPGFAEVLARNVGEGRLRFTTDMGEVAGARVHFIGVGTPQRESGLAADLSHLDAAMTDLVAVMAEHPVAGALVVGKSTVPVGTAARLQAWCEDAGVAATVVWNPEFLREGFAVKDTLTPDRVVYGLPEDRVAGEAARDVLDEVYAGVLVHGMPRLLANYQTAELVKVAANSFLATKISFINAIAELCEATGADVTRLAEALGHDERIGPKFLRAGVGFGGGCLPKDIRAFMARAGELGVDQALTFLREVDGINQRRRQHAVALAERHFGGSVRGRRVAILGAAFKPDSDDLRDSPALYVATRLVGQGADVVVTDPIALPGLHARYPHIQTAPDARAACLDAELVMLLTEWREFTTLDPQRLGAIVQDRAVIDGRNALDPQAWEAAGWTYHGMGRASTTW; encoded by the coding sequence GTGAAGATCTCGGTGATCGGTTGTGGCTATCTGGGTGCGGTGCATGCGGCGTGCATGGCGGAGCTGGGTCATGAGGTGGTGGGCGTCGATGTGGACGGGGCGCGGGTGGAGCGGTTGGCGCGGGGTGAGGCGCCGTTCTACGAGCCGGGTTTCGCGGAGGTGCTGGCGCGCAACGTGGGGGAGGGGCGGTTGCGGTTCACCACGGACATGGGGGAGGTCGCGGGCGCGCGGGTGCACTTCATCGGGGTGGGGACCCCGCAGCGGGAATCGGGGCTGGCGGCGGACCTGTCGCACCTGGACGCGGCGATGACGGACCTGGTGGCGGTGATGGCCGAGCACCCGGTGGCGGGGGCGTTGGTGGTGGGCAAGTCGACGGTGCCGGTGGGGACGGCGGCGCGGCTGCAGGCTTGGTGCGAGGACGCGGGGGTGGCGGCGACGGTGGTGTGGAACCCGGAGTTCCTGCGGGAGGGTTTCGCCGTCAAGGACACGTTGACCCCGGACCGGGTGGTCTACGGCCTGCCGGAGGACCGGGTCGCGGGTGAGGCGGCGCGGGACGTGCTGGACGAGGTGTATGCCGGGGTGCTGGTGCACGGGATGCCGCGGTTGCTGGCCAACTACCAGACGGCGGAGCTGGTGAAGGTGGCGGCGAACTCGTTCCTGGCGACGAAGATCAGCTTCATCAACGCGATCGCGGAGCTGTGCGAGGCGACGGGGGCGGATGTGACGCGGTTGGCGGAGGCGTTGGGTCATGACGAGCGGATCGGGCCGAAGTTCTTGCGGGCGGGGGTGGGTTTCGGTGGGGGTTGTCTGCCGAAGGACATCCGGGCGTTCATGGCGCGGGCGGGGGAGCTGGGGGTGGATCAGGCGTTGACCTTCCTGCGGGAGGTGGACGGGATCAACCAGCGGCGTCGGCAGCACGCGGTGGCGTTGGCGGAGCGGCACTTCGGCGGGAGCGTCCGTGGTCGACGAGTGGCCATCCTCGGTGCGGCGTTCAAGCCGGACAGCGACGACCTGCGGGACTCCCCGGCGTTGTACGTCGCGACGCGGCTGGTGGGGCAGGGCGCGGACGTGGTGGTGACGGACCCGATCGCGTTGCCGGGGTTGCACGCGCGGTACCCGCACATCCAGACGGCTCCGGACGCGCGGGCGGCGTGCCTGGACGCGGAGCTGGTGATGCTGCTGACGGAGTGGCGGGAGTTCACGACGCTGGACCCGCAGCGGCTGGGCGCGATCGTGCAGGACCGTGCGGTGATCGACGGCCGCAACGCCCTGGACCCGCAGGCCTGGGAGGCGGCCGGCTGGACCTACCACGGCATGGGCCGCGCCTCCACCACCTGGTAG
- a CDS encoding holo-ACP synthase — METRSQDSLGQPQPQLPGPRPGGRVVAVGIDTTGVEEVRHALERHADRYLRFVLSERERAELAETDELAGATPTARAAPTTEAADATELARRWAAKEAVTKVLAPGPGDPWPWSDVEVLLPSGRPAEVRLQGRARELARQRGVSEIQVGTGPTTAGTVTATAVGLAITPVPIHRTTRKQDP; from the coding sequence GTGGAGACGCGGTCGCAGGACAGCCTCGGGCAGCCGCAGCCGCAGCTGCCGGGGCCCCGGCCAGGGGGGCGGGTCGTCGCGGTGGGCATCGACACCACCGGCGTCGAGGAGGTCCGTCACGCCCTGGAGCGGCACGCCGACCGCTACCTGCGCTTCGTGCTCTCCGAGCGTGAGCGGGCCGAGCTGGCCGAGACCGATGAGCTGGCCGGGGCGACTCCGACCGCCCGGGCAGCCCCGACGACCGAGGCGGCCGATGCCACCGAGCTGGCCCGCCGCTGGGCCGCCAAGGAGGCCGTCACCAAGGTCCTCGCCCCCGGGCCCGGCGACCCGTGGCCCTGGTCCGACGTCGAGGTGCTGCTGCCTTCGGGGCGGCCCGCCGAGGTCCGGCTGCAGGGCCGGGCTCGGGAGCTGGCGCGGCAGCGCGGCGTCTCCGAGATCCAGGTCGGCACGGGCCCCACCACGGCCGGCACGGTCACCGCGACCGCCGTCGGGCTCGCCATCACACCCGTCCCCATCCACCGCACCACGAGAAAGCAGGACCCATGA
- a CDS encoding acyl carrier protein translates to MSTDTIEAVRGVVAQHAALERDPATLAPDDDLFDAGMTSHRSVNLMMALEEELDVEFPDSALTRETFTSLRSIATAVDQVRG, encoded by the coding sequence ATGAGCACCGACACCATCGAGGCCGTCCGCGGCGTCGTCGCCCAGCACGCGGCCCTCGAGCGGGACCCGGCCACCCTCGCTCCCGACGACGACCTCTTCGACGCCGGGATGACCTCCCACCGGAGCGTCAACCTGATGATGGCGCTGGAGGAGGAGCTGGACGTCGAGTTCCCCGACTCCGCGCTCACCCGCGAGACCTTCACGTCGCTGCGGTCCATCGCCACCGCGGTGGACCAGGTGCGCGGCTGA
- a CDS encoding ribose-phosphate diphosphokinase, which yields MTGVKRTNEKNLMIFSGRAHPALAEEVAYQLETQVVPTDFRTFANSEIYVRYQESVRGSDAFVIQSHTAPINEWIMENLIMIDALKRASAKRITTVIPFYGYARQDKKHLGREPISARLMADLFKTAGADRLIAVDLHTEQISGFFDGPVDHLQAIPILSEYVYDKYHHHDLCVVSPDAGRIKVAEKWANRLGGTPLAFIHKTRDPHRANQSVANRVVGDVEGRMCVLVDDMIDSGGTICQAADAIMEAGATGVVIVATHGILSDPAVERLKASVAREVVLTNTLPIPEEKRFDKLTELSIAPLIGDAIREVFEDGSVTSLFDSGAVEVH from the coding sequence ATGACCGGTGTGAAGCGCACCAACGAGAAGAACCTCATGATCTTCAGCGGGCGCGCCCACCCGGCGCTCGCCGAGGAGGTGGCCTACCAGCTGGAGACGCAGGTCGTCCCGACCGACTTCCGCACCTTCGCCAACTCCGAGATCTACGTGCGCTACCAGGAGTCGGTCCGCGGCTCCGACGCCTTCGTGATCCAGAGCCACACGGCGCCGATCAACGAGTGGATCATGGAGAACCTCATCATGATCGACGCGCTGAAGCGGGCTAGCGCCAAGCGGATCACCACGGTCATCCCGTTCTACGGCTACGCCCGGCAGGACAAGAAGCACCTCGGCCGCGAGCCCATCTCCGCGCGGCTCATGGCGGACCTCTTCAAGACCGCCGGGGCGGACCGGCTCATCGCCGTCGACCTGCACACCGAGCAGATCTCCGGCTTCTTCGACGGCCCGGTCGACCACCTGCAGGCCATCCCGATCCTGTCGGAGTACGTCTACGACAAGTACCACCACCACGACCTGTGCGTCGTCTCCCCGGACGCCGGCCGCATCAAGGTCGCCGAGAAGTGGGCCAACCGCCTCGGCGGGACGCCGCTGGCCTTCATCCACAAGACCCGCGACCCGCACCGCGCCAACCAGTCCGTCGCCAACCGTGTGGTCGGTGACGTCGAGGGCCGCATGTGCGTGCTCGTCGACGACATGATCGACTCCGGCGGCACCATCTGCCAGGCCGCCGACGCCATCATGGAGGCCGGCGCGACCGGCGTGGTGATCGTGGCGACGCACGGCATCCTGTCCGACCCCGCCGTCGAGCGGCTCAAGGCGTCCGTGGCGCGCGAGGTCGTCCTGACCAACACCCTGCCCATCCCCGAGGAGAAGCGCTTCGACAAGCTCACCGAGCTGTCGATCGCGCCGCTGATCGGCGACGCCATCCGCGAGGTCTTCGAGGACGGCTCGGTCACCTCGCTCTTCGACAGCGGCGCGGTCGAGGTCCACTGA
- the glmU gene encoding bifunctional UDP-N-acetylglucosamine diphosphorylase/glucosamine-1-phosphate N-acetyltransferase GlmU has product MTAVRPAAVIVLAAGEGTRMKSATPKVLHAIGGRSLVGHAIVAARGVDPAHLVVVVRHERERVAAHITDVAPEAIVADQDEVKGTGRAVECGLAELPQDLSGTVVVTYGDVPLLQSVTLSALLEQHDATGSAVTVVTAHLADPTGYGRIVRGQDGSVDAIVEQKDATPEQRAITEINSGLYAFDAEVLRTALAEVGTDNAQGEKYLTDVLAIAKRQGLTVSAHVVDDLWQTEGVNDRVQLATLGKELNRRIVEHWMREGVTVVDPATTWIDADVAVGRDTVIRPGTQLLGATTIGAGAEIGPDTTLQDTQVGDGASVIRSQTLLAEIGPEATVGPFSYLRPGTTLGRKGKIGGFVETKNAQIGDGAKVPHLTYCGDATIGEGSNIGAGTIFANYDGEKKYRSTLGKHVFVGSNSVLVAPAEIGDGAFVAAGSAINQPVGAGDLAVARGRQRNIPGYIQSRRPGSKAAEAAAAAEGAQGDESNQEGTTR; this is encoded by the coding sequence GTGACCGCAGTTCGCCCTGCCGCCGTCATCGTCCTCGCCGCAGGCGAGGGCACCCGGATGAAGTCCGCGACCCCCAAGGTCCTGCACGCCATCGGCGGCCGCAGCCTCGTGGGTCACGCGATCGTGGCGGCGCGCGGCGTCGACCCGGCCCACCTGGTCGTGGTGGTGCGGCACGAGCGGGAGCGGGTGGCGGCCCACATCACCGACGTCGCCCCCGAGGCGATCGTCGCCGACCAGGACGAGGTCAAGGGCACCGGCCGCGCGGTCGAGTGCGGCCTGGCCGAGCTCCCGCAGGACCTCTCCGGCACCGTGGTGGTCACGTATGGCGACGTCCCGCTGCTGCAGTCGGTGACCCTCAGCGCCCTGCTCGAGCAGCACGACGCCACGGGCAGCGCGGTGACGGTCGTGACCGCGCACCTGGCCGACCCCACCGGCTACGGCCGCATCGTCCGCGGCCAGGACGGCTCCGTCGACGCGATCGTCGAGCAGAAGGACGCCACTCCCGAGCAGCGGGCGATCACCGAGATCAACTCCGGCCTCTACGCCTTCGACGCCGAGGTGCTGCGCACCGCGCTCGCCGAGGTCGGCACCGACAACGCCCAGGGCGAGAAGTACCTCACCGACGTCCTGGCCATCGCCAAGCGGCAGGGCCTCACCGTGAGCGCCCACGTCGTCGACGACCTGTGGCAGACGGAGGGCGTCAACGACCGGGTCCAGCTCGCCACCCTCGGCAAGGAGCTCAACCGCCGCATCGTCGAGCACTGGATGCGCGAGGGCGTCACCGTCGTCGACCCGGCCACCACCTGGATCGACGCGGACGTCGCCGTCGGCCGCGACACCGTGATCCGCCCCGGCACCCAGCTGCTCGGCGCCACGACGATCGGCGCCGGCGCCGAGATCGGGCCCGACACGACGCTGCAGGACACCCAGGTGGGGGACGGCGCGAGCGTCATACGCTCCCAGACCCTGCTGGCCGAGATCGGTCCCGAGGCGACCGTCGGGCCGTTCTCCTACCTGCGTCCGGGCACGACGCTCGGCCGCAAGGGCAAGATCGGCGGGTTCGTCGAGACCAAGAACGCCCAGATCGGCGACGGCGCCAAGGTGCCGCACCTGACCTACTGCGGCGACGCGACGATCGGCGAGGGCAGCAACATCGGGGCGGGCACGATCTTCGCCAACTACGACGGCGAGAAGAAGTACCGCTCCACGCTCGGCAAGCACGTCTTCGTCGGGTCCAACTCGGTGCTCGTGGCCCCGGCGGAGATCGGCGACGGCGCGTTCGTCGCCGCGGGTTCGGCGATCAACCAGCCGGTGGGGGCCGGCGACCTGGCCGTCGCGCGCGGCCGGCAGCGCAACATACCGGGCTACATCCAGAGCCGTCGCCCGGGCAGCAAGGCCGCCGAGGCAGCAGCCGCTGCCGAGGGCGCGCAGGGTGACGAGAGCAACCAGGAGGGCACCACCCGATGA
- a CDS encoding HNH endonuclease signature motif containing protein → MMGDHTAFGPAATPAWLPGYGPVPAPVARRLLRGADQRTHGSTGDEPGLVPGDGVDGDDPAVLARAADVFLSRLYTHPASGELVSLDSRSRAFDGALRRLIVWRDGTCRAPGCDSPIRHVDHARTWRDGGATSAGNGVGVCAAHNYAHEAPGHTLTAVEAPPDDTGWARPPGIVYRFPDGSEHTTAPPPLLPSVWGPVGSRPRQTDPQVD, encoded by the coding sequence GTGATGGGCGACCACACGGCGTTCGGTCCCGCAGCCACCCCCGCCTGGCTGCCCGGATACGGCCCGGTCCCCGCGCCCGTGGCGCGACGGCTGCTCCGCGGTGCTGACCAGCGCACCCACGGATCCACGGGCGACGAGCCGGGCCTCGTGCCTGGCGACGGCGTGGACGGGGACGATCCGGCCGTGCTGGCGAGGGCGGCGGACGTGTTCCTGAGCCGCCTCTACACCCACCCCGCCTCGGGGGAGCTCGTGTCGCTGGACTCCCGCTCGCGCGCCTTCGACGGGGCGCTGCGCCGGTTGATCGTATGGCGCGACGGGACCTGCCGCGCGCCGGGCTGCGACTCCCCGATCCGCCACGTCGACCACGCCCGCACCTGGCGGGACGGCGGCGCCACGAGCGCCGGCAACGGCGTCGGGGTGTGCGCGGCGCACAACTACGCCCACGAGGCCCCCGGCCACACCCTCACCGCCGTCGAGGCGCCTCCGGACGACACCGGGTGGGCCCGACCGCCAGGCATCGTCTACCGGTTCCCCGACGGCAGCGAGCACACCACCGCACCCCCACCCCTGCTGCCGTCGGTCTGGGGGCCGGTGGGCAGCCGGCCGCGGCAAACGGACCCCCAGGTCGACTAG
- a CDS encoding methyltransferase domain-containing protein: MWDPQQYSRFADERSRPFWDLLARVRPAEPPRLVVDLGCGDGPLTLALARRWPQARVVGLDPSPQMLARARELDPDGLVEWVDGRAEDWDPATLGAPVDVLVTNAALQWVPTHRDLIPRWLEHLSATGWFAMQVPANLDAPSHVVMREVAAEHPRATELRPLLDRSRATATAGEYAALLAAAGLEPDVWETAYLHILDPAGAQQDPVLDWVRGTGLRPVLEALGEDAESFLAPYRERLRQAYPREPYGVPFSFRRIFAVGHRRAAAMGGSVGAEPLVTGLDHVQVSCAAGDEGRARAFYGEVLGMEEVPKPERLAARGGCWFRSGSAQVHVGVEPGFAPARKAHPCLVVTDLDRAADRLLAAGHEVVRDDAIPGVRRLHTHDGSGNRVELQQAP; encoded by the coding sequence ATGTGGGATCCCCAGCAGTACTCCCGGTTCGCCGACGAGCGGTCGCGACCCTTCTGGGACCTGCTCGCGCGGGTGCGCCCCGCCGAGCCGCCCCGGCTGGTCGTGGACCTCGGCTGCGGCGACGGGCCGCTGACCCTCGCTCTGGCCAGGAGGTGGCCGCAGGCCCGCGTCGTCGGCCTGGACCCCAGCCCCCAGATGCTCGCCCGGGCTCGCGAGCTCGACCCCGACGGACTGGTGGAGTGGGTCGACGGGCGGGCCGAGGACTGGGATCCCGCGACGCTGGGCGCCCCCGTCGACGTCCTCGTCACCAACGCCGCGCTGCAGTGGGTGCCGACCCATCGTGACCTGATCCCGCGCTGGCTCGAGCACCTCTCGGCGACAGGGTGGTTCGCGATGCAGGTGCCCGCCAACCTGGATGCCCCGAGCCACGTGGTGATGCGGGAGGTCGCCGCCGAGCACCCGCGCGCGACGGAGCTCCGGCCGCTGCTCGACCGGTCCCGCGCCACCGCCACCGCGGGGGAGTACGCCGCGCTGCTCGCCGCCGCCGGTCTCGAGCCGGACGTGTGGGAGACGGCATACCTGCACATCCTGGATCCGGCTGGGGCGCAGCAGGATCCGGTGCTGGACTGGGTGCGTGGCACCGGGCTGCGCCCGGTCCTGGAGGCGCTGGGGGAGGACGCCGAGAGCTTCCTCGCGCCCTACCGCGAGCGGCTGCGGCAGGCCTATCCGCGTGAGCCGTATGGCGTGCCGTTCTCGTTCCGCCGCATCTTCGCCGTGGGGCACCGGCGTGCAGCAGCGATGGGGGGATCGGTCGGGGCCGAGCCGCTGGTGACCGGGCTCGACCACGTGCAGGTGTCCTGCGCGGCCGGCGACGAGGGTCGGGCCCGTGCGTTCTACGGCGAGGTCCTCGGGATGGAGGAGGTCCCCAAGCCGGAGCGGCTGGCGGCGCGCGGCGGGTGCTGGTTCCGGTCGGGGTCGGCCCAGGTGCACGTGGGCGTGGAGCCGGGCTTCGCGCCGGCGCGCAAGGCGCACCCCTGCCTCGTCGTCACCGACCTCGACCGGGCGGCCGACCGGCTGCTCGCGGCGGGTCACGAGGTGGTCCGGGACGACGCGATCCCCGGGGTGCGCCGGCTGCACACCCATGACGGGAGCGGCAACCGGGTCGAGCTGCAGCAGGCGCCCTGA
- a CDS encoding IclR family transcriptional regulator domain-containing protein — MSVPTTAPGDGYVQSLARGLAVIRAFDADHPRMTLSEVARRTDLSRAAARRFLLTLESLGYVRSDDRAFQLTPQVLQLGFSYLSSQTLPDVAQPHLQALSEQIHESTSVAVLDGDEIVYVARHATSRIMTVSIRVGTRFPAYATSMGRVLLAGLSPDALQAYLARVRLERLTPHTVGSVAALRDSLDEVRESGWCVLDQELELGLRSLAVPVHDGGGRVVAAANVSTKVVSTDRSRLGDYLPPLRATVHAIEDDLRAQSR; from the coding sequence ATGAGCGTGCCCACCACCGCGCCCGGCGACGGCTACGTCCAGTCCCTCGCCCGCGGCCTGGCCGTCATCCGCGCCTTCGACGCCGACCACCCCCGGATGACGCTGTCCGAGGTGGCCCGCCGGACCGACCTGTCGCGGGCCGCGGCCCGACGCTTCCTGCTGACGCTGGAGTCCCTCGGCTACGTCCGCAGCGACGACCGGGCCTTCCAGCTCACGCCGCAGGTGCTGCAGCTCGGCTTCTCCTACCTGTCCAGCCAGACCCTGCCGGACGTCGCCCAGCCGCACCTGCAGGCGCTGTCCGAGCAGATCCACGAGTCCACGTCGGTGGCCGTGCTCGACGGCGACGAGATCGTCTACGTGGCGCGGCACGCCACGTCGCGGATCATGACGGTGTCGATCCGGGTCGGCACCCGGTTCCCCGCCTACGCGACGTCGATGGGGCGGGTTCTGCTCGCCGGGCTGTCCCCCGACGCCCTGCAGGCCTACCTCGCCCGGGTGCGGCTCGAGCGCCTCACCCCCCACACCGTGGGCAGCGTCGCCGCGCTGCGCGACTCGCTCGACGAGGTGCGCGAGAGCGGCTGGTGCGTGCTGGACCAGGAGCTGGAGCTCGGGCTGCGCTCGCTGGCGGTGCCCGTCCACGACGGCGGGGGGCGGGTCGTGGCCGCCGCCAACGTCTCGACCAAGGTCGTCAGCACCGACCGGTCGCGGCTCGGGGACTACCTCCCGCCCTTGCGGGCGACGGTCCACGCGATCGAGGACGACCTGCGGGCCCAGAGCCGCTAG
- a CDS encoding MarR family winged helix-turn-helix transcriptional regulator, with product MSTSDDVDGIVAAWARERPDLDLGPLHVLSRVSRLARHLDLARGAAFAQHGLDGWEFDVLAALRRAGAPYELSPGALVQQTLVTSGTMTNRVDRLTARGFVRRSPDPHDRRGVIVALTDEGRAVVDAAFADLLGRERELLAELPEADRTELAATLRRLLLSFEG from the coding sequence ATGAGCACCTCCGACGACGTCGACGGCATCGTCGCGGCCTGGGCGCGCGAGCGCCCCGACCTCGACCTCGGCCCGCTGCACGTCCTGTCCCGGGTGTCCCGCCTGGCGCGGCACCTCGACCTGGCTCGCGGCGCCGCCTTCGCGCAGCACGGCCTGGACGGGTGGGAGTTCGACGTGCTCGCGGCGCTGCGGCGGGCGGGGGCGCCATACGAGCTGTCCCCGGGGGCGCTCGTGCAGCAGACGCTGGTGACGAGCGGGACCATGACCAACCGCGTGGACCGGCTCACCGCACGGGGATTCGTGCGGCGGTCGCCCGACCCGCACGACCGTCGCGGGGTGATCGTGGCGCTGACCGACGAGGGGCGCGCGGTGGTGGATGCGGCGTTCGCGGACCTGCTGGGGCGGGAGCGGGAGCTGCTGGCCGAGCTGCCCGAGGCCGACCGGACCGAGCTGGCGGCGACGCTGCGGCGGCTGCTGCTGTCCTTCGAGGGCTGA
- a CDS encoding PadR family transcriptional regulator has product MPRPADKTSDLGHALLGLLARGEATGYDLSARLAAPLGYFWTARHSQVYPELARLEAAGLVTHQVIAGRGPRPTKRYAVTAAGRAALAAWVVTDPGDQPDRDVLVLRAYSLWLADPVAARAMLQGLRERHAARLEEYLAHERRILHPSDAQRDSQLATKDNLKDAAAVDAAAREIAWDEPRFAALATVRAGIGYERHRIAWVDWVVASLAAGHAQ; this is encoded by the coding sequence ATGCCTCGGCCTGCGGACAAGACCTCAGATCTCGGCCACGCCCTGCTGGGTCTGCTCGCGCGGGGCGAGGCGACCGGCTACGACCTGAGCGCCCGGCTCGCGGCGCCGCTCGGCTACTTCTGGACCGCGCGGCACAGCCAGGTCTACCCCGAGCTGGCGCGGCTGGAGGCGGCCGGCCTCGTCACGCACCAGGTGATCGCGGGTCGCGGCCCACGACCCACCAAGCGGTATGCCGTCACCGCCGCCGGCCGTGCCGCGCTCGCCGCGTGGGTGGTGACCGACCCCGGGGACCAGCCCGACCGTGACGTGCTGGTGCTGCGCGCCTACTCGCTGTGGCTCGCCGACCCCGTGGCGGCCCGGGCGATGCTGCAGGGGCTCCGCGAGCGGCACGCGGCCCGGCTCGAGGAGTACCTCGCGCACGAGCGCCGCATCCTGCACCCGAGCGACGCGCAGAGGGACTCGCAGCTCGCCACCAAGGACAACCTCAAGGATGCGGCAGCAGTCGACGCAGCCGCCCGCGAGATCGCCTGGGACGAGCCGCGGTTCGCGGCGCTGGCGACGGTGCGGGCGGGCATCGGCTACGAGCGCCACCGGATCGCCTGGGTCGACTGGGTGGTGGCGTCGCTCGCGGCGGGTCACGCGCAGTGA